ATGGTTCGATTTCGATTCCGAGGGACTTAATCTTTTTACGTAGATTGTTACGGTCTGTTTTTAACATCCTTGAAGCGGCTGAGATGTTGTAGTTTGTCTGTGCCAGCGTCTGACCTATCAGACTTGCTTCGTATTTCCGAATTCTTTCGGCCAGACTCAAACCATGCATATCGATATACTGACTACCAGTGTCGTCGCCTTCCAGAATACCCGCAACATCTTCAGCAGTTACCAGAGAAGAAGATGTCAGCGATACCATGCCTTCGACCGCGTTAAATAGATCGCGGACATTGCCCGGCCATGAATGCTGACACAGTAGATCAAGAGCGCGCGATTCGAAGACTTTATATGGATAGCCTTTTTCGATATGCAGTCGTTCGATAAAATAGTGGACTAATTCCGGGATATCTTCAGTGCGCTCCGACAATGGTGGCAGATTTATTACAATCTGCTTCAAGCGATAATACAAGTCCTGCCTGAACTTACCTTTTGAGATCATTGCCTGCAGATCACAATTTGTGGCGCATATTAAGCGCACATCAGTGTTTATGACATCATTTGAACCGATCCGGCTGAATTCGCCACTTTCCAGCACGCGCAAAATTTTAGCTTGAGTTGTAATATCAAGATCACCGACTTCGTCCAAAAACAAAGTACCACCATCAGCATACTCAAAAGACCCAATTCTATCGGCAATCGCCCCTGTGAATGCGCCCTTTATGTGGCCAAACAGCTCAGATTCAACCAGGTCAGGTGATTTGTGGTTGCAGTTGAAGATTACCAGTCTTTTATCGACACGATTACTCTGTCGATGAATTGCTCTGGCCACCAGTTCCTTGCCGGTACCGGTTGGTCCCAGGACCATCACCTTGGCCTCGGTCTGTGCAATTTTTTCAATTGTCTCATAGATTTTAACCATCGCCCGGGAGCGCCCAATCATCTTGTAATTATCCCTGGCGATTTTCACTAAATCGCCCTTTCCTTTCTTCAACAGGTTCATGGCGACCGCGTTGCGCACTGCGCGCTGGAGCTTGACCGGGCGTTCGGTTTTAATCATGTACTCGAATGGTTTGAGCGCCGAGTCGATATCACGCTCGGAGTAATCACCCGGATAACCGGTACAGAATATGATCGGCAGATCGCCGTCGGATTTTTGGATTTCGGACGCCGTCTTCAGACCATCCATCTTCGCCATCTTAAT
This genomic window from Candidatus Zixiibacteriota bacterium contains:
- a CDS encoding response regulator — its product is METNEKPVIAVVDDDELMREAHYETFIDDYEVKTFASGPEILEALGSGVVFNAVIMDIKMAKMDGLKTASEIQKSDGDLPIIFCTGYPGDYSERDIDSALKPFEYMIKTERPVKLQRAVRNAVAMNLLKKGKGDLVKIARDNYKMIGRSRAMVKIYETIEKIAQTEAKVMVLGPTGTGKELVARAIHRQSNRVDKRLVIFNCNHKSPDLVESELFGHIKGAFTGAIADRIGSFEYADGGTLFLDEVGDLDITTQAKILRVLESGEFSRIGSNDVINTDVRLICATNCDLQAMISKGKFRQDLYYRLKQIVINLPPLSERTEDIPELVHYFIERLHIEKGYPYKVFESRALDLLCQHSWPGNVRDLFNAVEGMVSLTSSSLVTAEDVAGILEGDDTGSQYIDMHGLSLAERIRKYEASLIGQTLAQTNYNISAASRMLKTDRNNLRKKIKSLGIEIEP